Proteins from a single region of Pseudomonas quebecensis:
- a CDS encoding C40 family peptidase, which yields MIKSFLTAVVIGLAFVVSTASANYQPRSTFGSSLHNVPSASIENVVDRAHQLLGTPYKWGGTSIDQGFDCSSLLVYLFKTQANIQIPRTTAAMHRSTAATIQRNALKPGDAVFFKGNGRGRVSHVGLYIGEGKFIHSPRTGKNVRIDSLSNRYWNKHYTTAKRFHNAG from the coding sequence ATGATCAAGTCATTTTTAACTGCCGTTGTTATCGGCCTGGCGTTTGTCGTTTCAACGGCGTCAGCCAATTACCAACCGCGTTCAACCTTTGGTTCTTCACTTCACAACGTGCCGTCGGCCTCCATCGAGAATGTGGTCGACCGCGCCCACCAATTGCTCGGCACCCCCTATAAATGGGGGGGCACATCGATTGACCAGGGGTTCGACTGCAGCAGCCTGCTGGTCTACCTGTTCAAGACCCAGGCCAATATCCAGATTCCCCGCACCACCGCGGCAATGCACCGCTCGACGGCCGCGACCATCCAGCGCAACGCGCTCAAGCCCGGCGATGCGGTGTTTTTCAAGGGGAATGGGCGTGGGCGGGTAAGCCATGTAGGGCTTTATATCGGCGAGGGCAAATTCATTCACTCGCCGCGTACTGGCAAGAACGTCCGTATCGACTCGTTGAGTAACCGCTACTGGAACAAGCATTACACCACCGCCAAGCGTTTCCACAACGCCGGTTGA
- a CDS encoding TetR family transcriptional regulator: MLPRAEQKQQTRLALMDAARHLMECGRGFGSLSLREVAKTAGIVPTGFYRHFADMDQLGLVLVSEVGQTFRATIRLVRHNEFVMGGIIDASVRIFLDVVSANRSQFLFLAREQYGGCLAVRQAIAALREDITRDLAADLTLMPKLQHLDADGLHVMADLIVKSVFATLPDIIDPPPHALPAHLTPQAKITQQLRFIFIGLKHWQGLGSTE; encoded by the coding sequence ATGCTGCCCCGTGCCGAACAAAAGCAACAGACCCGCCTCGCCCTGATGGACGCAGCCCGCCATCTGATGGAGTGCGGCCGTGGGTTCGGCAGCTTGAGCCTGCGCGAAGTGGCCAAGACGGCCGGCATTGTCCCCACCGGTTTCTATCGGCACTTTGCCGATATGGATCAATTGGGCCTGGTGCTGGTGAGCGAAGTCGGCCAGACCTTCCGCGCCACCATTCGCTTGGTGCGCCACAACGAATTCGTCATGGGCGGCATCATCGACGCGTCCGTGCGGATCTTTCTCGATGTGGTATCGGCCAATCGCTCGCAATTCCTGTTCCTGGCCCGCGAGCAATATGGTGGCTGCCTGGCCGTGCGCCAAGCCATCGCCGCCTTGCGCGAAGACATCACCCGCGACCTGGCCGCCGACCTGACACTGATGCCCAAGCTGCAGCATCTGGATGCCGATGGGCTGCACGTGATGGCCGACCTGATCGTCAAGAGCGTGTTCGCCACCCTGCCCGATATCATCGATCCACCGCCTCACGCCCTGCCGGCCCACCTCACACCCCAGGCGAAAATCACCCAGCAGTTACGCTTTATCTTTATCGGCCTCAAACATTGGCAAGGCCTGGGCAGCACCGAATAA
- the ureE gene encoding urease accessory protein UreE, which produces MLVIHRRIAPQALWAAELQLNFEARSKSRLRCFSADGEDVGLFLERGLPPLHDGECLQAEDGRVVRVTARPEQLLHVTCRSAYELTRAAYHLGNRHVALQVGDGWLRLLDDYVLKAMLEQLGAHIDTLEAPFHPEHGAYGGGHHHSRHGDEDFNYPPKLHQFGVRP; this is translated from the coding sequence ATGCTGGTGATCCACCGCCGAATCGCCCCCCAAGCCCTCTGGGCCGCCGAGTTGCAGCTCAACTTCGAAGCGCGCAGCAAAAGCCGTCTGCGCTGTTTCAGTGCCGATGGCGAAGACGTCGGCCTGTTTCTGGAGCGCGGCCTGCCGCCGCTGCACGACGGCGAATGCCTGCAGGCCGAAGACGGACGTGTCGTACGCGTCACTGCGCGCCCTGAACAGTTGCTGCACGTCACCTGCCGCAGCGCTTATGAACTGACGCGCGCCGCCTATCACCTGGGCAACCGCCATGTGGCGCTGCAGGTCGGGGATGGCTGGCTGCGCCTGCTTGACGACTACGTGCTCAAGGCCATGCTCGAACAACTGGGTGCCCACATCGACACCCTCGAGGCGCCGTTCCATCCGGAACACGGCGCTTACGGCGGCGGTCATCATCACTCGCGCCATGGCGATGAAGATTTCAACTACCCACCCAAGCTGCATCAGTTCGGCGTGCGTCCATGA
- a CDS encoding urease accessory protein UreF produces MNPAWALLRLASPQLPIGGYSYSQGLEMAVENGRVHDATSARRWIGDQLLLNLARFEAPLLLAHCRAAAARDWPRLSQLCEEHRASREARELYQESRQMGYSLQQLLNGLPELDDAARRFLEHLSEPHLALGWALAARAWGISADDALAAWLWSWLENQLAVLMKTLPLGQQAAQRLTSELLPLLQSAQQEASRLDPDHYGSAAFGLSLACMAHERQYSRLFRS; encoded by the coding sequence ATGAACCCAGCCTGGGCGCTGTTGCGTCTGGCCAGTCCGCAATTGCCGATTGGCGGCTACAGCTATTCCCAGGGCCTGGAGATGGCCGTGGAGAACGGCCGGGTCCACGATGCGACGAGCGCCAGACGCTGGATCGGCGATCAGTTGCTGCTCAACCTGGCACGCTTCGAGGCACCGCTGCTGCTTGCGCATTGCCGGGCCGCGGCTGCCCGGGATTGGCCACGGTTGTCGCAGTTATGCGAAGAACACCGCGCCAGCCGTGAAGCCCGAGAGCTGTATCAAGAAAGCCGGCAGATGGGCTATTCCCTGCAACAACTGCTCAACGGTTTGCCCGAGCTGGACGACGCCGCGCGCCGCTTTCTCGAGCACCTCAGCGAACCGCACCTGGCCCTCGGCTGGGCGCTGGCCGCGCGCGCCTGGGGCATCAGCGCCGACGACGCCCTCGCCGCGTGGCTGTGGAGCTGGCTGGAAAACCAACTGGCCGTGCTGATGAAAACCCTGCCTCTGGGCCAGCAAGCGGCCCAGCGCCTGACCAGCGAACTGTTGCCGCTGCTGCAGAGCGCCCAGCAGGAGGCCAGCCGCCTCGATCCCGACCATTACGGCAGCGCCGCGTTTGGCCTGTCCCTGGCGTGCATGGCCCATGAGCGCCAGTACAGCCGGCTGTTTCGTTCATAG